The Archangium lipolyticum genome includes a window with the following:
- a CDS encoding carotenoid oxygenase family protein, producing MDRRPSINPYLMGNFAPIRSEDDFTLQIRGELPAGIRGTLYRIGPNPQFEPRDPHHHWFAGDGMVHAFHFEGGTVSYRNRYVRTPKWEWEHAAGRSLFAGFNTALNDPLAQGRDAGVANTNILHHAGRLLALNESYPPFEVAHGSLEPCGYVSGPGGRVTAHPKVDPRTGELVWFAYDVGEAPLSATVRYGVTDARGRVIRRDDFQAPYCSMMHDFLVTEHHVLFPVLPLTGSVERAARGLPAIAWEPSRAAYVGVMRRDADVSTLRWFNTEACHVFHPMNAWEADGRLFADVFRYDAAPMFPLADGTAGPHGMARLWRWTFDLSGASDTIRQEPIDDLEGEFPRFDERRTGLPYRHGWYGADLHGENTCEPLRLNALVHLDVKTGQRQVYALPRGDLVSEPVFIPRSATAAEGDGWLTAVVWRAAENRSDLLVFEALGIGRGPIATAAVPRRVPFGFHGNWVVDASAPRPGAQEA from the coding sequence ATGGACCGCCGTCCTTCCATCAACCCCTACCTCATGGGCAACTTCGCGCCCATTCGCTCCGAGGATGATTTCACCCTGCAGATCAGGGGCGAGCTTCCTGCCGGGATACGCGGCACGCTCTACCGCATCGGTCCCAATCCGCAGTTCGAGCCGCGTGACCCTCACCACCACTGGTTCGCCGGCGACGGAATGGTTCATGCCTTCCACTTCGAGGGCGGCACCGTGAGCTACCGGAACCGGTACGTGCGGACTCCGAAATGGGAGTGGGAGCACGCCGCTGGACGCTCGCTGTTCGCGGGCTTCAATACGGCGCTCAATGATCCGCTTGCGCAGGGGCGGGACGCGGGTGTCGCCAATACCAACATCCTCCACCACGCCGGCCGGCTGCTGGCGCTGAACGAGTCCTATCCTCCCTTTGAAGTCGCCCACGGGAGCCTGGAGCCTTGTGGCTATGTTTCCGGCCCTGGAGGACGCGTCACCGCGCATCCCAAGGTCGACCCCCGGACCGGGGAATTGGTCTGGTTCGCCTACGACGTCGGTGAAGCGCCGTTGAGTGCCACGGTCCGCTATGGGGTGACGGATGCCAGGGGCAGGGTCATCCGACGGGACGACTTCCAGGCGCCCTACTGCTCCATGATGCATGACTTCCTGGTGACCGAGCACCACGTCCTGTTCCCGGTCCTGCCGCTGACCGGAAGCGTGGAGCGGGCCGCGCGGGGCCTTCCGGCCATTGCCTGGGAACCCTCGCGCGCCGCCTATGTCGGCGTGATGCGCCGGGATGCCGACGTGTCGACGCTGCGCTGGTTCAACACCGAGGCGTGCCACGTCTTCCATCCAATGAACGCCTGGGAAGCGGACGGCAGGCTCTTCGCGGATGTCTTCCGTTATGACGCGGCTCCGATGTTCCCCCTGGCTGATGGCACTGCCGGCCCCCATGGAATGGCCCGCCTCTGGCGCTGGACCTTCGACCTGTCGGGCGCTTCGGACACCATTCGACAGGAGCCCATCGACGACCTGGAGGGTGAGTTTCCACGCTTCGATGAGCGCCGGACGGGCCTGCCCTACCGCCACGGCTGGTATGGCGCGGACCTCCACGGTGAGAACACCTGCGAGCCATTGCGCCTCAACGCCCTTGTCCACCTGGACGTGAAGACGGGCCAGCGGCAGGTGTATGCTCTCCCTCGCGGAGACCTCGTCTCGGAGCCCGTGTTCATCCCTCGCTCCGCCACTGCCGCGGAGGGAGACGGGTGGCTCACCGCGGTGGTGTGGCGGGCCGCGGAGAATCGCAGCGACCTGCTGGTCTTCGAAGCGCTGGGCATCGGCCGCGGCCCCATCGCGACCGCGGCCGTGCCACGGCGTGTCCCCTTCGGGTTCCATGGAAACTGGGTGGTGGACGCTTCCGCGCCACGCCCTGGTGCCCAGGAGGCTTGA
- a CDS encoding alpha/beta fold hydrolase: protein MKLETTIVGNGPRRIGLVHGLGVDSSTWEPFIEQLRAAGEVTVFAPDLRGHGRSPRPDSWTLAEFADDLVETFPRNLDVVVGHSLGGAVLAAAVERLRPGHAVYLDPGFQLGLPTSGLRGRLFWAAPALTLGVAALFTARSNAAARKGYPERTQRLISDATARFDKRMATSVFRDIAFRPVVAARPVVPSTVVLSADSKAVLPEALATALTGFGWDVRRLPHLRHDMQLQDPSATFVLLRDVLLGK from the coding sequence GTGAAACTCGAGACAACGATCGTGGGCAACGGCCCCCGCCGCATCGGACTGGTACATGGGCTCGGTGTCGACTCGTCCACCTGGGAGCCGTTCATCGAGCAGCTCCGCGCGGCGGGCGAGGTGACGGTTTTCGCGCCCGATCTGCGGGGCCATGGCCGCAGTCCGCGGCCGGACTCGTGGACGCTCGCCGAGTTCGCCGACGATCTCGTCGAGACCTTCCCGCGTAACCTCGACGTCGTCGTGGGACACTCGCTCGGAGGCGCGGTGCTCGCGGCGGCGGTGGAGCGGTTGCGGCCAGGCCACGCGGTGTACCTGGATCCAGGCTTCCAGCTGGGCCTGCCGACCTCCGGGCTCCGGGGTCGGTTGTTCTGGGCGGCTCCGGCCCTGACACTCGGTGTCGCCGCCCTCTTCACCGCGCGCTCGAACGCGGCGGCGCGCAAGGGCTACCCGGAGCGCACGCAGCGCCTCATCTCGGACGCGACGGCGCGCTTCGACAAGCGCATGGCGACGAGCGTCTTCCGGGACATCGCTTTCCGCCCGGTGGTCGCCGCCAGGCCCGTCGTGCCCTCCACCGTCGTGCTCTCCGCGGACAGCAAGGCCGTGTTGCCAGAGGCGCTTGCCACGGCACTGACGGGGTTCGGGTGGGATGTGCGCAGGCTGCCCCACCTGCGCCACGACATGCAGCTGCAGGATCCGTCGGCGACGTTCGTGCTCCTGCGGGACGTGCTGCTCGGCAAGTGA
- a CDS encoding helix-turn-helix transcriptional regulator, producing the protein MSRSERLLRLMQVLRRYRQPVSAESLAEELGVSVRSIYRDVQTLRSQGASIEGEAGVGYLLRPGFLLPPLMFSDEELEALVLGLRLVSEHGDGGLGRACVDVVAKLRAVLPRDLHSLVDDVSLLAGPARERPPDGVDLALVRRSIREQCKASIRYLDPRGVQSTRTVWPLGLAFFERARVVISWCETRQDFRNFRTDRITSWAPLTERIGRPRATLLREWRAREAIPEPRPG; encoded by the coding sequence ATGCAGGTGCTGCGCCGCTACCGCCAACCCGTCAGTGCCGAGTCGCTGGCCGAAGAGCTCGGCGTGTCGGTGCGCTCCATCTATCGCGACGTGCAGACGCTCCGCTCCCAGGGAGCCTCCATCGAGGGCGAGGCCGGTGTGGGATACCTGCTGCGCCCGGGCTTCCTCCTGCCTCCGCTGATGTTCAGCGACGAGGAGCTCGAAGCCCTGGTGCTCGGCCTGCGGCTGGTCTCCGAGCACGGGGATGGCGGGCTCGGCCGGGCCTGCGTGGATGTGGTCGCCAAGCTGCGCGCCGTGCTGCCCAGGGACTTGCATTCCCTCGTGGACGACGTGTCGCTCCTGGCCGGCCCCGCGCGGGAGCGCCCACCGGACGGTGTGGACCTTGCCCTCGTGCGCCGCTCCATCCGCGAGCAGTGCAAGGCGAGCATCCGCTACCTCGACCCGCGGGGCGTCCAGAGCACCCGCACCGTCTGGCCCCTGGGCCTCGCCTTCTTCGAGCGCGCCCGCGTCGTCATCTCGTGGTGCGAGACGAGGCAGGACTTCCGCAACTTCCGCACGGACCGCATCACCTCGTGGGCCCCGCTCACCGAGCGCATCGGCCGCCCCCGCGCCACGCTGCTGCGCGAGTGGCGCGCGCGCGAGGCCATCCCCGAGCCACGGCCCGGGTGA
- a CDS encoding EVE domain-containing protein, with protein MTRAWVGVVSRAHVLRGVEGGFAQLCHGKRLPLEKMSVGDWLVYYSPRTEMRGGEPLRAFTALGRVHGARTVPFDMGGGFVPYRRDVRFERAAREVPLARLGQSLDFIRSNPHWGMLARRGHFEISLEDLRTIAAAMGVSAEAFAPAPTPHAGGCPMR; from the coding sequence ATGACGCGCGCCTGGGTGGGTGTCGTCTCGAGGGCGCACGTCCTGCGCGGAGTGGAGGGCGGCTTCGCCCAGCTCTGCCACGGCAAGCGCCTGCCTCTGGAGAAGATGAGCGTGGGGGACTGGCTCGTGTACTACTCGCCGAGAACGGAAATGCGCGGAGGCGAGCCGCTCCGGGCGTTCACCGCGCTGGGCCGCGTCCACGGAGCACGTACGGTGCCCTTCGACATGGGAGGCGGCTTCGTGCCCTACCGCCGGGACGTGCGCTTCGAGCGCGCCGCGCGCGAGGTGCCCCTTGCGAGGCTTGGCCAGAGCCTCGACTTCATCAGGAGCAACCCCCACTGGGGCATGCTGGCCCGCCGCGGGCACTTCGAAATCAGCTTGGAGGACCTGCGCACCATCGCGGCGGCGATGGGCGTCTCGGCCGAAGCCTTCGCGCCTGCCCCCACACCTCACGCAGGCGGCTGCCCGATGAGGTAG